Genomic DNA from Oligoflexia bacterium:
TCCGATCCAAAGTAAATGCATCTGATAACCTTAATGCATGTGCGCAAATAGACTTTACAATATCCTTAGGAATAGCTTGCCCATCCCAAGTTTGCTGCCATTTCATCTGATACATATAGGCTATCAAAGCATCTTCCCATGCTTGCAGCTGCTCATTATCCAAGTTTTCTAAAGCTCTGATCATAGTTTCATTATTATTAAGAATAAGGTATGCCATATGGATATGAAAAAAACCAACAATGACCAAAAACTATTTTTAATTGACGGCTCAGCCCTGGCTTACCGAAGCCATTTTTCATTTATCAGTAATCCCTTAAAAAATTCTGAAGGCATGGAAACCAGTGCCGTTTTTGGTTTTACCAATACACTTTTAAATCTTATCAAAAAAGAAAACCCCTCTCATATTGCTGTTGTTTTCGATGGTCCTAAAAAAACTTTTAGGCATGAGATGTACAAAGAATACAAAGCTACCCGTGAAAAAATGCCGGATGAGCTCAAAATTCAACTACCGTATATACGTAAAATTGTTGAAGAAATGAATATTCCTTACTTGGTTATGGATGGTTATGAAGCCGATGATATCATTGGAACTTTAGCCAAACAATCCGCCAAAGAAGGAATTCATGCGTATATGGTCAGTGGTGATAAAGACTTTATGCAGCTCTTAGAAGACAATATTTCTATGTATACCATGAAAAAAGGCACAGTAGATATTGTAGGCGTTGAAGGGCCTGTTAAAAAATGGGGTATCACGCCAGAACAAGTTATTGACTTTATGGCTTTGATGGGTGACAGCTCAGATAATATACCCGGCGTTCCAGGAATTGGTCCTAAAACAGCTTTAAAGCTTATTGAGCAATTTAAACATTTAAACGGCATTTATAAAAACCTGAACCAAGTTAAACCTGAAAAACTTCAAATAAAACTTGCAGAAAATAAAGAACATGCTTTTTTAAGCCAAGATCTTGTCACTATAAAAACAGATGTTCCCGTTAATACCAGTTTTGAAGAACTCAGCATCAGTCCTTTTAATAAACCTGAATTAGAAACTATTTTTGATGAATTAGATTTTCATTCTTTAAAACGTTTTTTAAACCCTAAATCAACACGTGACACTGAGTCAAAAAGTAAAGATGTGGTTGTTTCTAAACCAGCACCCAAAACAACTCAAAAACAAAAATCTACTGGAAAAGTAACCGGTACTTACACCTGCATTGAATCTCAACAACAATTAGATGAATTAATTAAGACCTTAAACAAACAAAGTCTTTTTGCATTGGACACAGAAACCACCGGTCTCAACCCTATAGAGGCAGAGCTTGTAGGTATTTCCGTTGCTTTTAAAGAACAAGAGGCTTTTTTTATTCCAGTGCATCCGGGCCACCTTGACTTTGAGACCACATTAAAAAAGCTAAAACCCATTTTAGAAAATCCAAGAATTAAAAAAGGCGGTCAAAACATAAAGTATGATATGCATATTTTATCAAAATATGACATTCAAGTTGCTGGCATCAGTTTTGACACCATGCTAAGTTCTTATGTTTTAGCATCCGATCAACGCCAACATGGTATGGATCATATTGCAGAAAAATACCTAGGATTGAAAAAAATTCCAACGGAAGCTCTAATTGGCAAAGGGCAGAAACAAATTTCTATGGATCAGGTTGAACTTGATAAACTATCGCACTATGCTTGCGAAGATGCTGATGTTACACTGCGACTTTACAACTACTTTGATCGTCAATTCAAAAGCAATAAAAACTTAAGCAAACTTTATGAAGATTTAGAAATTCCCCTATTGTGTGTTCTCCAAAAAATGGAAGCGCACGGCATGCTTTTAGATATAAAAAAGCTTAAATCACTTTCCAATAAATTGAGTAAACGTTTAATTCAACTTACTGAAGATATTCATCAAAAAGCTGGAGAGAGCTTTAACATCAACTCTCCCAAACAAATGGGTCCTATTTTATTTGAAAAAATTAAAGTACATGAAGGCTCAGGTATTAAAAAACTTAAAAAAACCAAGACGGGTTACGCCACAGACCATGCAACCCTAGAAAAATTTTCTGATCATCCCTTGGTTGCCTCAATTTTAGAATATAGAAACTTATCCAAATTGATGTCCACTTACATTGAAACCTTACCCAAACTGATTACAAAACGAACAGGTCGCATTCATACTTCATTCAATCAAACCATTGCTTCTACAGGTAGACTATCCAGTTCAGATCCTAACTTACAAAATATCCCTATTCGCTCTGAGTATGGCAAAGAGATTCGTGAAGCTTTTATTGCCCCGGAAGGCTCATGCTTGATTTCAGCAGATTACTCTCAGGTTGAATTGCGTATGCTAGCCCACCTTGCAAATGACGAAACCTTAATTAAAACCTTTGAACAAGACCTTGATGTCCACACCCAAACTGCGGCCACGATTTTTAATAAAGATCCAAAAGATGTTGATGCAAATTTGAGAAGCCGCGCCAAAGCCATTAATTTTGGTGTTCTTTATGGAATGGGACCACAACGCTTATCCAAAGAAACGGGAGTTAGTTTAAACGAAGCCAAAGACTTTATTGCTTCATATTTTAATAGCTTTTCAAAAGTTAAAGACTACTTAAATGCGCAGATTGAATTTGCTAAACAACATGGTTACATTGAAACCATCCTAGGACGGCAAAGACCTTTGCCTGATATATACAGCAAAAACCCTATGATTAAAGCCAATGCTGAGCGTATTGCCACCAATACACCCATTCAAGGTAGCGCAGCAGATCTGATAAAAAAAGCCATGCTAGATATTGATGCAGAGCTAAGTAAACAAAAACTAAAAAGTAAATTGGTACTCCAGGTTCACGATGAGTTGGTATTAGAAGTGCTTAATGAAGAAATTGAGTCGGTTAAAAAATTAACCCGACAATGCATGGAAAAAGCCTTAAATTTAAAAGTCCCTTTAAAAGTGGATTTAGGCTTGGGGCAAAACTGGTCACAAGCGCATTAGAGAGTTTTAATTTTTATTTATTGTTTTACTTTTTTAATTAGTTTTTATAAAAAATAAATTGCAATGAAGTATTATTTTATCTTAATCCCTGCACTTGCGTTGTTAATTGTTTCTTGTTCAGTTTTTGCAAAAAAACCAAAACTTTATTCACATAAACATAGAATTATGACTTTATGTTGTAAAAGTTCTAGCGCTAATTCTTGTTCCAGTGAACACTGGAAAGCAAGAGTAAAAAAACATTGTCCAGCTGGTGCAACGCAAATCAATCAAGACACCCGTGAACGCTTAAAATATACTGAACTTCCTCAGTCCGGTTTATATGAACAACATGCCCATAATTATGATTTTGAAAGTTCTAACAAAAAAAGCAGTGAGTTTATTTTAAAGAAACAAACATTAAATTGCATTAATTATCAATGCAATGGACCTGTGAAACCTTAAGTTTAATGAATTATAAAACTGAACTGAAACTGAATTTTGATTTTCCTTTGCATAAAAAAATGAATTTTTATTTGATATTTTTTTTAAAATCCATGTAGACTCATTAAAATGAAAAGTACAACTGCATGCTTCTTACTTTTATTTTTAGGCTTATCATTAACTGCTTGCACTCTTTTTACCAACCGGCCTGAGCTAGTTTCATGGCAAGGTAACACTATTACTTTATGTTGTGAAGGTGCCACTTCATCTGCTTGCCCGCAAGAAGAATGGGCCATAAAAGTTCAGCAACATTGTCCACAAGGTGCTGTAGCAATAGGTGGTGAAACCCGAGAACGCTTGGGTGATCGCATCATAGAAGAATCCGTTAAGCAAGATCATAGTTATGATGCCTATGGTGATGCAAAAAAAGTAACTCAATTTAAACAAGAACGAGAATTTTTAAGTTGTGTGACTTACCAATGCAACGGCCAAGTTTATCCTTAGTGTTTCTAAGCGCTTACGCTTCTTTACAACTTTGTAAAAAATCATTCTCGCTTCACTCAGATACACTTGTATCATTTCATACGCCGCATCGCTTTTGCGATGCTCTGTATAAGAGGCTCTAAGCGCTTACACGTAATGCAATGCAAATAATATTTAAAATTACTCTAAGCACGTTCAGTCACTTTATGTGGCTGAACGCACGGGGGTGAGGAAATAAAAACCACGTTTTTTATTTCCGAGGGGGTCGTGAGCCCCCTCTTAAAAAAGAGCGGAGCGGGACGCGCTAAGAAACACTAAAAATGCCAGCCTATACCTAGTTTGAATAGATCAACTCTATAAATGTCTTCCGCCTCATCAATGATCCATTGACTTACACCTAGACCAGTATTGACTCTTAAGTTATCATTTTTTGTCCAACGTCTTAAGTTCCATTCCAAACCAATACCTGCAAACCAGCCTATTTCATTCACGGGTGAATACAAATAAGAAAAATGACCTTGTACAAATGGGCTCAATTCCGTAAAACGCCCAAAATATTTATTGATGCCTAAAGAAATACTATGTCTGTGCTGATCATCTACACCAATATTCCAATTTAAATTAAAGGCTAAGGTTCTATCTAGAAAAAACAACCAATCAAATTGATAGGCTTGACTTAAACTTTTATCAGAACTTTGACTATGTGACTGAACAACAAAAGAATTACTAAATGCACTCATTCTATCATGTATTTGTGCATTTGCATGCCCAAGACAGAAAAAAACTATCCCTAAATAAAGATGCTTTTTTGACAGTTTTATTAAATTTGCATTAAATCGAAAATATGACATTACAAAAACCTTTGACTTACCTTTCCATATCTATTTATTGCTTTTTTTGCTCGTTTTTTTTTAGTTTTAAAAATCTTGCTGCACAACATATGACCAATATTAATGCTGGCTATAAAGATGGTTTTTATTTGGCCACACAAGATGATAAATTTTCTATTAAATTGGGAGGAAGACTTAACTTTTTATACTCTTCCGCCGCACTAGATCAAAATAATAATATTCATCGTTTTGATGTCTTACATGGCAAACTTTACTTGGGTGGCCATGCCTATTCTCAAAATATTGAATACTTTTTACAAAGTGCCTTTGGAGAATTCCAAGATACAAGCATACGTTTTAAAGTTCCTTCTGAAAGTAATAATCAACAAATGCGCCTTGAAGATTTCTATGTACGCTTAAAGCAAGGCAATAACTACTTTCAGCTAGGCCAATTTAAAGTCCCCTTTTCTCGGCAGTCTATGATTTACTCTGGTAACCTTATTGCCCCATTTAGAAACCATGTCAACAATGCCTTTAGCTTGCGTAGAAGCCAAGGCGTTATGTTATCTCATTACAAACCTACTTTTCATATGTCTGCTGCTTTATTCAACAATCAAAACCCAGTGGCCATAGACAACGGCTCACCCATATATCCAGTAACCCATACAAATAATAGTCGAATGATGTATGTAGGAAGAATAGGCATTGCTCCTCAAGGTTATGTCGGGTTTTCCGAAGGTGATGTTAATGACTCACAAACTGGAAAAATGGAACTTAATGGTGCAGTTGCTTTCTCTCAAAAAAACTCTGTATATGTAGACAATGATAACACTGTAGACCTCAATGATGTTGACAATTTATCCGTTAATGCTGATTTTATTTGGAAAAAGAAAGGTGTGGCTTTGCAAGCTGAGTATTATTATAGAACACTCATGGTTGAAAGTGGTTCTGATATCAAAAGTTGGGGCTACTATATTCAACCTTCTATTTTTATTATCCCTTCACAGCTAGAGCTCGCAGGTCTGTATGCTAAGTCAAATTTAAATGATCAAATTGATGATAGTGCTTTTGAAACAGGCGGGGGTCTTAACATCTATTTTTCCAAAAATCATCGCCACAAACTACAAACTCGTTATACTCTTAAACAACACGATTATCAGGGTCAAAAACTGAGTGATCACTGGATTAATTTAGCTCTACAAGTCAGCCTATAAGTCTTTGCTTAAAAGGCAATAAAAGTTATCAAGATCCTTGTTTCCTTGGCAATCCCGGCATCTTCATATAGCTTATAAGCAGCAAAATTTTAGTGACTGAAAGGATTTTTTAATGGATTACAAAGTTAAAGATATTAACCTAGCCGAAAGTGGAGATAAAAAAATTTCTTGGGCAGAAAGCAGAATGCCCGTCTTGATGAGTTTAAGAGAAAAAGCCAAAAAAGAGCAACCTTTAAAAGGTCATACCATTGCCGGTTGTCTTCATGTCACCAAAGAAACTGCCGTATTGATTGAAACGCTTAAAACCGCCGGAGCAGAAATTGCTTGGTCAGGTTGCAATCCTCTATCCACACAAGATGACATTGCTGCCTCATTGGCCAAGCGGGGGATTGCCATTTATGCTTGGCATGGCATGAATAACGATGACTTTTACAAGTGCATAGATGCCACCATAGAAAAGAAACCAAACCTTACCTTGGATGATGGAGCTGACCTTATTTTTACAGTTCACAATAAATATCCAGACTTAACTGCTGATATTATCGGCGGAACAGAAGAAACCACCACAGGTGTTCACAGGCTAAGAGCCATGGCAAAAGACGGTGCTTTAAAATATCCTGTATTTGCGGTCAATGATTCTGCAACAAAATGGGATTTTGATAATGTTTATGGCACTGGCCAATCCTCTTTGGATGGCCTTTTAAGAGCTACCAGTGTACTTATTGCTGGAAAAAATTTTGTAGTAGCAGGTTATGGCCACTGTGGTCGTGGTGTTGCCATGCGTGCTCAAGGTATGGGTGCAAAAACCATTATTACTGAAGTAGACCCTGTAGCGGCTCTTCGTGCAACTTTAGAGGGACACACAGTCATGACCATGGATGAAGCTGCCAAACATGGTGATATTTTTATGACTGCAACAGGTATGAAAGACGTTATTGTCAAAAGACATTTTGAGTCTATGAAAGACGGTGCTATCGTATCCAACACAGGCCACTATGACTGCGAGTTGAATCTAGCAGACTTAGAAAGTATCAAAGAAAACAAACGTGAAATCAGAACCAGCAATGAAGAATACACTTTAAAAAATGGCAACCGAATTTATGTCATTGGTCAAGGTCGTCTTATCAACTTGGTTGCAGCAGAAGGCCATCCTTCTGAAGTAATGGACATGTCTTTTGCCAACCAGTTCTCTGCTATGGTTAAATTGGCAAAAGAAGGGCAAAGTTTGGAAAATCAGG
This window encodes:
- the polA gene encoding DNA polymerase I, whose product is MDMKKTNNDQKLFLIDGSALAYRSHFSFISNPLKNSEGMETSAVFGFTNTLLNLIKKENPSHIAVVFDGPKKTFRHEMYKEYKATREKMPDELKIQLPYIRKIVEEMNIPYLVMDGYEADDIIGTLAKQSAKEGIHAYMVSGDKDFMQLLEDNISMYTMKKGTVDIVGVEGPVKKWGITPEQVIDFMALMGDSSDNIPGVPGIGPKTALKLIEQFKHLNGIYKNLNQVKPEKLQIKLAENKEHAFLSQDLVTIKTDVPVNTSFEELSISPFNKPELETIFDELDFHSLKRFLNPKSTRDTESKSKDVVVSKPAPKTTQKQKSTGKVTGTYTCIESQQQLDELIKTLNKQSLFALDTETTGLNPIEAELVGISVAFKEQEAFFIPVHPGHLDFETTLKKLKPILENPRIKKGGQNIKYDMHILSKYDIQVAGISFDTMLSSYVLASDQRQHGMDHIAEKYLGLKKIPTEALIGKGQKQISMDQVELDKLSHYACEDADVTLRLYNYFDRQFKSNKNLSKLYEDLEIPLLCVLQKMEAHGMLLDIKKLKSLSNKLSKRLIQLTEDIHQKAGESFNINSPKQMGPILFEKIKVHEGSGIKKLKKTKTGYATDHATLEKFSDHPLVASILEYRNLSKLMSTYIETLPKLITKRTGRIHTSFNQTIASTGRLSSSDPNLQNIPIRSEYGKEIREAFIAPEGSCLISADYSQVELRMLAHLANDETLIKTFEQDLDVHTQTAATIFNKDPKDVDANLRSRAKAINFGVLYGMGPQRLSKETGVSLNEAKDFIASYFNSFSKVKDYLNAQIEFAKQHGYIETILGRQRPLPDIYSKNPMIKANAERIATNTPIQGSAADLIKKAMLDIDAELSKQKLKSKLVLQVHDELVLEVLNEEIESVKKLTRQCMEKALNLKVPLKVDLGLGQNWSQAH
- a CDS encoding adenosylhomocysteinase gives rise to the protein MDYKVKDINLAESGDKKISWAESRMPVLMSLREKAKKEQPLKGHTIAGCLHVTKETAVLIETLKTAGAEIAWSGCNPLSTQDDIAASLAKRGIAIYAWHGMNNDDFYKCIDATIEKKPNLTLDDGADLIFTVHNKYPDLTADIIGGTEETTTGVHRLRAMAKDGALKYPVFAVNDSATKWDFDNVYGTGQSSLDGLLRATSVLIAGKNFVVAGYGHCGRGVAMRAQGMGAKTIITEVDPVAALRATLEGHTVMTMDEAAKHGDIFMTATGMKDVIVKRHFESMKDGAIVSNTGHYDCELNLADLESIKENKREIRTSNEEYTLKNGNRIYVIGQGRLINLVAAEGHPSEVMDMSFANQFSAMVKLAKEGQSLENQVYILPSELDEEIAGIKLKTMGLGIDSLTEDQIAYLTDYASGT